The Pseudobacteroides sp. region AATTCATCTTTCTTTAGCAGGTATCTGTCATTATCATTGGAAATAAAAGCTGTTTCTACAATAACCCCAGGTATGTTGGTTTTATTTAATATAAAATAATCGGCTGTTATAGGCTCGTGTGGAGATCTCTTATTTCCGTCGAAAGTGATGGAATTCAATTCTTTTTGTGTGCTCTCAGCAAGTATTTTGGATTTGGGATACTTGCTACTGTAAAAAACAATAGCACTATTTGCACTAGGATTTCTTAAATAGCAATTTACATGGATACTTAAGAACAATTTGGCATTGCTCGAGTTAATTAGATTGACCCTTGCGTTTAAATCTCTTAGGTGGCGAGTCTCGCCTGTCTTTGACAGCCCATCTAATGAAGTATCCTTTTCACGGGTCATGATAACCTCAAACCCCTTCTCTTCCAGGTAAAATTTTAGCTTTTTAGATATATAAAGATTTACTTCTTTTTCCATTACGCCTGCAAGAGTAGTGCCGCCATCTATACCGCCATGGCCTGGATCAATTACGACTACTTTGGCACATGAATCGTTATTTGCACTTTTAATAAAGCTCAGTATAGTACAAAAGAGCGAAAATAAAAAAAGTATTGCTATAAAAGCAATTAACACTAGTGTTTTTCTTTTTAATACCATTATCTTCATATATCTTATAGTTTATACTCCTGATTTATACATTTATAAGTATTCAAAAGCATGATGATATATGAAGAAAAAAGTTTTCAAAACTAAAAGCCCAGTATTTTTGAAAGGTACTGGGCGTATTATAGGGGGTTATATTTGATTAATTTATTTTTGCCGGTTCTGACGCATAAGTCATTTTATTAACCGGGGTTATATTGCTTTCGTCTATTTCAAATACGGTCCAGACTGTTCCGCCCAGATTTAAAGGGACATTGTACACCGATACAAGGGCGTTTTCACGGTAAACCTTTACTTTTGCATTGGAGTTTGCCAAGCCCACACAAGGGTTTGAACTCCTGCCTGAGAAATCGTGAACGGAAAATCTGTAAATACCGCCAATTTGTTTAAGTATTGTTATGGATTCAGGTCCATACCCATCGGCATCATCAACTTCAATTTTTGCATACTGAGTATCTGCAAATTTAAAATATAT contains the following coding sequences:
- a CDS encoding N-acetylmuramoyl-L-alanine amidase is translated as MVLKRKTLVLIAFIAILFLFSLFCTILSFIKSANNDSCAKVVVIDPGHGGIDGGTTLAGVMEKEVNLYISKKLKFYLEEKGFEVIMTREKDTSLDGLSKTGETRHLRDLNARVNLINSSNAKLFLSIHVNCYLRNPSANSAIVFYSSKYPKSKILAESTQKELNSITFDGNKRSPHEPITADYFILNKTNIPGVIVETAFISNDNDRYLLKKDEFKDELARAIAQGVENYYSEAYNSTPLV